Genomic DNA from Paucilactobacillus hokkaidonensis JCM 18461:
GTAACTTAACGTTGGCGATGATGTCAATGAGTTGTGTGACTGCATCCATTTTGGGGGCTTATACTCAAATGGTTCCCGGACAATTTGTTTTGACTGCTGTTCCAATTAATATTATTAACTCAATTATTGTTACAAGTATGTTGAACCCTGTAGATGTTCCAGCGGAAGAAGATACAGTTGCTAAAGTTGGACAAGTAGGAGAAGAAGACGGTGGCGATGCAGAAGCTAACGGCAAACGTGAACCATTCTTCTCATTCTTAGGTGATTCAATCTTGGGTGCCGGACGACTAATCTTGATCATCACTGCAAACGTTATTGCATTCGTTGCTTTAGCTGCATTGATTGACAAGATTTTAGGACTATTCTGGAAACCATTGTCACTTGAAAGTATTTTAGGAACAATTATGTTCCCATTTGCATGGTTACTGGGACTTCCAGTTCACCAAGCTTGGACACTTTCACAAGATATGGGACTTAAGTTAGTTACGAATGAATTCGTTGTTATGGGCCGTGTTGCTGGGGACGTAATCAATGGTTATGCACCTCATTTGCGCGCTGTCTTAACCGTATTCTTAACTTCATTCGCTAACTTTGGTACTGTCGGTATGATCATTGGTGCCTTCAAGGGCTTGGTTAACCGTGAAAAGAACGACTTGATCGCTGCAAACGTTGGTTACATGCTTCTATCAGGTATTCTTGTATCACTTCTCTCAGCTGGATTTGTTGGATTATTTGTTTGGTAATCCCGAGCACTGACAGGATTGAATAATTACAACTAAATGGGGCAGCCTTAGAGCTGTCCTTTATATTCTCACTAGAGTAAAACGCTTACTATATTAACGGGAGGAACTTAAATTATGGCATTAAAAATTATTATGGATACAGATCCAGGTATTGATGACGCAGCTGCACTGACAATGGCAATTAACGATCCAGCGCTGGACTTAAAGTTGGTTACTGCGGTTGCAGGTAATGTAACGGTAGATAAAACAACTGCTAATGCGCTTAAGATTGTTCATTTCTTTGGTAAAGACAAAGAAATTCCAGTAGCTGCAGGAGCTAAGCAACCGCTGATCAAACCGTTTGAAGATGCTGCTCGGATCCATGGCGCATCGGGGATGCCAGGCTATGATTTTGGTGATGATTACGGCCACGCAATTGATAAATCTGCTGTCGAAGCATTGCATGACGAAATTATGGCCGCTGACGAACCAATCACATTGGTACCAACTGGTTCATATACCAACATTGCATTGTTGTTCTCACAGTATCCAGAAGTTAAGGCCAACATTAAAGAGATTATTGCCATGGGTGGTACTTTACAAGAAGGTAATATGACCAGTGCAGCCGAATTTAACTGTTTCACAGATCCACATGCTGCCAAAGTTCTATATGATTCAGGGGTTCCAATCGTCATGGTTGGACTCGATATCACATTAAAGGCATTGTTGACGGCTGATACGTTGGATAAATTAGCTAATTTGAATAAAACTGGCAAGATGTTACATGGATTGATTACTCACTACGGTGATGGCGGTCCAGAAGGCATTCCAATGCATGATGTTAATACAATCTTTTACCTACTGCACCCAGAAGCAATTACTACTAAAGAGATGTGGGTAGATGTTCAAACTGAAGGCCCAGCAATGGGTGAAACTGTTGGTGATATTCGTGGTGCTTATCACGACGGTAAAACTAATGCAAAGGTCTGTGTAGACATTGATGCAGCTGCATTTAACAAATGGTTCCTAGAAGAAATCGCAAGTATTAAAGATTAATTTTTGAAATTTAATAAGCCTTATCACATGGATCAGCGGGTGGAAGCGCTGGTCTTTTTTATATCAGAGTGCAACTAGCCGCGTTCAGGTACCGTAGGCTAAGATAATAACGGCAATTGATAAGTTCGCATTTTGAACTTATTGATTGCCGTTATTGTTTTAGCCCTAGGTATCTGCGGCTAGTTGCACGTTTTAAATAGAAAGGGAACAAAATAATTGATAAGTTCGCATTTTGAACTTATTGATTGCCGTTATTGTTTTAGTTCTAGGTATCTGTGGCAAGTTGCACGTTTTCTATATAAAAGAGAATAAGAGGTTGCCCACGATTTAGCTGAAACGTGCAACTGACCACAGATGTCTAGGGCTAAACTGGAAGTACCAATCAATAAATCAAAGAGCGATTCATTAACCGGTACTTTCAGCTTAGCCTACGACATCTACCCGTGGTCAGTTGCACTCTGTATGTTATAATAATCAGTATTGTATTTACTTTTCACGGTTGATTCTCAACCTGGATTACGGTAAAGTTAAAGCGTGTGTGAAACAAAAATTTGTTTCACGATTAAAGGAGTAATTAATGAATCCACAACAATTTCGCCAGGCACTAGCCAAACAACAAATTATGCTATCAGATCAGCAAATGCAGCAGTTTGCACTTTATTATGATTTGCTAGTCAAGGGCAATGAACAACTTAATTTAACTAGCATTACTGAGCAAGGTGAGGTTTATTTAAAGCATTTTTATGATTCAATGACACCTGCTTTTAGCTTTCCAGCGTTAAAAACGGATAGTTTAACGCTTTGTGATGTTGGCGCGGGGGCCGGTTTTCCATCGCTACCATTAAAAATTGCTTTTCCTAATTTAAAAATTACAATTATTGATTCATTAAACAAGCGAATTATTTTTTTGGAACAGTTAGTTGCTCAGTTGGGATTATCAGATGTCACGCTCGTGCACGATCGAGCAGAAACGTTTGGTGCTAAAACGAGCCTTCATCGTGAATTCTATGATGTGGTAACCGCACGGGCGGTGGCACGGTTATCAGTGCTAAGTGAGCTTTGTTTACCCTTAGTAAAATTGAATGGAACATTTATTGCACTTAAGGCTAGCCAGGCCGATGATGAGTTAGCACAAGCTAAAGTTGCAATTGAGACATTAGGAGCCAATGTCAGTGCGGTTGATCAGTTAGTATTGCCACAAAGTGATGAACCACGGACGATTATCGTGATGAACAAAGTCGATCAGACTCCTGATAAATACCCACGACGACCTGGTGTTCCGGCTAAAAAACCGATCGGGTGAAATACCGGTTGTAATTTGAAACGTGCTAATTCAGCTAGATTCCTAGGGCTAAGTCAATTATCTCCTGCTCGCCAAAAACGCGAACACGAGATAATCAACTTAGTCTACGGAATCTGACCAGCTGAATTAGCACTCTACAGTAGGAGGAATAGATATGGCGTTTTCAATTTTTGGAAGT
This window encodes:
- a CDS encoding NupC/NupG family nucleoside CNT transporter, whose protein sequence is MYVFINILGLIVFLGIAFLFSKKKKEIHWRSIAIMVAINLLLAWFFTSFSVGRDAVKGAAAGFNWLVEVSYQGIIFALPNWVTTNYGGTLGNGGSMNFITSALLPILMIVPLFDILTYIGVLPWIIKWIGRGLSYITGQPKFESFFAVEMMFLGNTEVLAISGLQLRQMKAERNLTLAMMSMSCVTASILGAYTQMVPGQFVLTAVPINIINSIIVTSMLNPVDVPAEEDTVAKVGQVGEEDGGDAEANGKREPFFSFLGDSILGAGRLILIITANVIAFVALAALIDKILGLFWKPLSLESILGTIMFPFAWLLGLPVHQAWTLSQDMGLKLVTNEFVVMGRVAGDVINGYAPHLRAVLTVFLTSFANFGTVGMIIGAFKGLVNREKNDLIAANVGYMLLSGILVSLLSAGFVGLFVW
- the rihC gene encoding ribonucleoside hydrolase RihC, which translates into the protein MALKIIMDTDPGIDDAAALTMAINDPALDLKLVTAVAGNVTVDKTTANALKIVHFFGKDKEIPVAAGAKQPLIKPFEDAARIHGASGMPGYDFGDDYGHAIDKSAVEALHDEIMAADEPITLVPTGSYTNIALLFSQYPEVKANIKEIIAMGGTLQEGNMTSAAEFNCFTDPHAAKVLYDSGVPIVMVGLDITLKALLTADTLDKLANLNKTGKMLHGLITHYGDGGPEGIPMHDVNTIFYLLHPEAITTKEMWVDVQTEGPAMGETVGDIRGAYHDGKTNAKVCVDIDAAAFNKWFLEEIASIKD
- the rsmG gene encoding 16S rRNA (guanine(527)-N(7))-methyltransferase RsmG — translated: MNPQQFRQALAKQQIMLSDQQMQQFALYYDLLVKGNEQLNLTSITEQGEVYLKHFYDSMTPAFSFPALKTDSLTLCDVGAGAGFPSLPLKIAFPNLKITIIDSLNKRIIFLEQLVAQLGLSDVTLVHDRAETFGAKTSLHREFYDVVTARAVARLSVLSELCLPLVKLNGTFIALKASQADDELAQAKVAIETLGANVSAVDQLVLPQSDEPRTIIVMNKVDQTPDKYPRRPGVPAKKPIG